A window of the Juglans microcarpa x Juglans regia isolate MS1-56 chromosome 5D, Jm3101_v1.0, whole genome shotgun sequence genome harbors these coding sequences:
- the LOC121264848 gene encoding myb family transcription factor PHL7-like isoform X4 → MYHAKKFSMTSLVPHKGQGGGGEPVSTGSGVSGGCAAVVIKNSTPAASAGGTGKQRLRWTSDLHDRFVDAISQLGGPDRATPKGVLRVMGVPGLTIYHVKSHLQKYRLAKYLPESPGDGFNDEKKSSGDSLSATDSSPGMQINEALRMQMEVQKRLHEQLEVQRQLQMRIEAQGKYLQKIIEEQQKLGGAPEASETSPLDDGKQKTSHSESPGDDSAGPSSTQKKQKVDDGLAVGLASLAAPKRDQNKEFVNHWDQELLWK, encoded by the exons ATGTATCACGCAAAGAAATTCTCGATGACGAGTTTAGTGCCTCACAAAGGTCAAGGTGGAGGTGGTGAGCCGGTTTCAACGGGTTCTGGAGTCTCGGGGGGATGTGCTGCCGTCGTGATAAAAAACTCAACGCCTGCTGCTTCTGCTGGGGGAACTGGGAAGCAACGTTTGCGCTGGACTTCCGACCTTCACGACCGTTTTGTCGACGCCATCAGTCAACTTGGCGGACCAGATa GGGCTACACCGAAAGGTGTTCTGAGAGTGATGGGTGTACCTGGACTTACCATCTATCATGTGAAAAGTCATTTACAG AAGTATCGCCTTGCAAAGTATCTTCCGGAATCTCCTGGTGATG GTTTTAATGATGAGAAGAAAAGTTCCGGAGACAGCCTTTCTGCCACAGATTCTTCACC GGGAATGCAAATTAATGAGGCACTGAGGATGCAAATGGAGGTTCAGAAGCGTCTTCATGAACAGCTTGAG GTACAAAGACAGTTGCAAATGAGAATAGAAGCTCAGGGAAAATACTTGCAGAAGATCATTGAGGAGCAGCAGAAACTAGGTGGTGCACCGGAAGCTTCTGAGACTTCCCCATTGGATGATGGCAAACAAAAGACATCTCATTCAGAATCACCCGGTGATGATTCTGCAGGGCCCTCTTCTACCCAGAAGAAACAAAAGGTGGATGATGGACTTGCAGTTGGCCTTGCCTCCTTAGCAGCACCAAAACGTGATCAAAACAAAGAGTTTGTTAATCATTGGGATCAGGAACTTTTATGGAAGTGA
- the LOC121264848 gene encoding myb family transcription factor PHL7-like isoform X6, whose amino-acid sequence MYHAKKFSMTSLVPHKGQGGGGEPVSTGSGVSGGCAAVVIKNSTPAASAGGTGKQRLRWTSDLHDRFVDAISQLGGPDRATPKGVLRVMGVPGLTIYHVKSHLQVLMMRRKVPETAFLPQILHRGGMQINEALRMQMEVQKRLHEQLEVQRQLQMRIEAQGKYLQKIIEEQQKLGGAPEASETSPLDDGKQKTSHSESPGDDSAGPSSTQKKQKVDDGLAVGLASLAAPKRDQNKEFVNHWDQELLWK is encoded by the exons ATGTATCACGCAAAGAAATTCTCGATGACGAGTTTAGTGCCTCACAAAGGTCAAGGTGGAGGTGGTGAGCCGGTTTCAACGGGTTCTGGAGTCTCGGGGGGATGTGCTGCCGTCGTGATAAAAAACTCAACGCCTGCTGCTTCTGCTGGGGGAACTGGGAAGCAACGTTTGCGCTGGACTTCCGACCTTCACGACCGTTTTGTCGACGCCATCAGTCAACTTGGCGGACCAGATa GGGCTACACCGAAAGGTGTTCTGAGAGTGATGGGTGTACCTGGACTTACCATCTATCATGTGAAAAGTCATTTACAG GTTTTAATGATGAGAAGAAAAGTTCCGGAGACAGCCTTTCTGCCACAGATTCTTCACCGTGG GGGAATGCAAATTAATGAGGCACTGAGGATGCAAATGGAGGTTCAGAAGCGTCTTCATGAACAGCTTGAG GTACAAAGACAGTTGCAAATGAGAATAGAAGCTCAGGGAAAATACTTGCAGAAGATCATTGAGGAGCAGCAGAAACTAGGTGGTGCACCGGAAGCTTCTGAGACTTCCCCATTGGATGATGGCAAACAAAAGACATCTCATTCAGAATCACCCGGTGATGATTCTGCAGGGCCCTCTTCTACCCAGAAGAAACAAAAGGTGGATGATGGACTTGCAGTTGGCCTTGCCTCCTTAGCAGCACCAAAACGTGATCAAAACAAAGAGTTTGTTAATCATTGGGATCAGGAACTTTTATGGAAGTGA
- the LOC121264848 gene encoding myb family transcription factor PHL7-like isoform X2 produces MYHAKKFSMTSLVPHKGQGGGGEPVSTGSGVSGGCAAVVIKNSTPAASAGGTGKQRLRWTSDLHDRFVDAISQLGGPDRATPKGVLRVMGVPGLTIYHVKSHLQKYRLAKYLPESPGDGKGFNDEKKSSGDSLSATDSSPGMQINEALRMQMEVQKRLHEQLEVQRQLQMRIEAQGKYLQKIIEEQQKLGGAPEASETSPLDDGKQKTSHSESPGDDSAGPSSTQKKQKVDDGLAVGLASLAAPKRDQNKEFVNHWDQELLWK; encoded by the exons ATGTATCACGCAAAGAAATTCTCGATGACGAGTTTAGTGCCTCACAAAGGTCAAGGTGGAGGTGGTGAGCCGGTTTCAACGGGTTCTGGAGTCTCGGGGGGATGTGCTGCCGTCGTGATAAAAAACTCAACGCCTGCTGCTTCTGCTGGGGGAACTGGGAAGCAACGTTTGCGCTGGACTTCCGACCTTCACGACCGTTTTGTCGACGCCATCAGTCAACTTGGCGGACCAGATa GGGCTACACCGAAAGGTGTTCTGAGAGTGATGGGTGTACCTGGACTTACCATCTATCATGTGAAAAGTCATTTACAG AAGTATCGCCTTGCAAAGTATCTTCCGGAATCTCCTGGTGATGGTAAAG GTTTTAATGATGAGAAGAAAAGTTCCGGAGACAGCCTTTCTGCCACAGATTCTTCACC GGGAATGCAAATTAATGAGGCACTGAGGATGCAAATGGAGGTTCAGAAGCGTCTTCATGAACAGCTTGAG GTACAAAGACAGTTGCAAATGAGAATAGAAGCTCAGGGAAAATACTTGCAGAAGATCATTGAGGAGCAGCAGAAACTAGGTGGTGCACCGGAAGCTTCTGAGACTTCCCCATTGGATGATGGCAAACAAAAGACATCTCATTCAGAATCACCCGGTGATGATTCTGCAGGGCCCTCTTCTACCCAGAAGAAACAAAAGGTGGATGATGGACTTGCAGTTGGCCTTGCCTCCTTAGCAGCACCAAAACGTGATCAAAACAAAGAGTTTGTTAATCATTGGGATCAGGAACTTTTATGGAAGTGA
- the LOC121264848 gene encoding myb family transcription factor PHL7-like isoform X5, whose translation MYHAKKFSMTSLVPHKGQGGGGEPVSTGSGVSGGCAAVVIKNSTPAASAGGTGKQRLRWTSDLHDRFVDAISQLGGPDSGGYTERCSESDGCTWTYHLSCEKSFTGFNDEKKSSGDSLSATDSSPGMQINEALRMQMEVQKRLHEQLEVQRQLQMRIEAQGKYLQKIIEEQQKLGGAPEASETSPLDDGKQKTSHSESPGDDSAGPSSTQKKQKVDDGLAVGLASLAAPKRDQNKEFVNHWDQELLWK comes from the exons ATGTATCACGCAAAGAAATTCTCGATGACGAGTTTAGTGCCTCACAAAGGTCAAGGTGGAGGTGGTGAGCCGGTTTCAACGGGTTCTGGAGTCTCGGGGGGATGTGCTGCCGTCGTGATAAAAAACTCAACGCCTGCTGCTTCTGCTGGGGGAACTGGGAAGCAACGTTTGCGCTGGACTTCCGACCTTCACGACCGTTTTGTCGACGCCATCAGTCAACTTGGCGGACCAGATagtgg GGGCTACACCGAAAGGTGTTCTGAGAGTGATGGGTGTACCTGGACTTACCATCTATCATGTGAAAAGTCATTTACAG GTTTTAATGATGAGAAGAAAAGTTCCGGAGACAGCCTTTCTGCCACAGATTCTTCACC GGGAATGCAAATTAATGAGGCACTGAGGATGCAAATGGAGGTTCAGAAGCGTCTTCATGAACAGCTTGAG GTACAAAGACAGTTGCAAATGAGAATAGAAGCTCAGGGAAAATACTTGCAGAAGATCATTGAGGAGCAGCAGAAACTAGGTGGTGCACCGGAAGCTTCTGAGACTTCCCCATTGGATGATGGCAAACAAAAGACATCTCATTCAGAATCACCCGGTGATGATTCTGCAGGGCCCTCTTCTACCCAGAAGAAACAAAAGGTGGATGATGGACTTGCAGTTGGCCTTGCCTCCTTAGCAGCACCAAAACGTGATCAAAACAAAGAGTTTGTTAATCATTGGGATCAGGAACTTTTATGGAAGTGA
- the LOC121264848 gene encoding myb family transcription factor PHL7-like isoform X3 produces MYHAKKFSMTSLVPHKGQGGGGEPVSTGSGVSGGCAAVVIKNSTPAASAGGTGKQRLRWTSDLHDRFVDAISQLGGPDRATPKGVLRVMGVPGLTIYHVKSHLQKYRLAKYLPESPGDASGFNDEKKSSGDSLSATDSSPGMQINEALRMQMEVQKRLHEQLEVQRQLQMRIEAQGKYLQKIIEEQQKLGGAPEASETSPLDDGKQKTSHSESPGDDSAGPSSTQKKQKVDDGLAVGLASLAAPKRDQNKEFVNHWDQELLWK; encoded by the exons ATGTATCACGCAAAGAAATTCTCGATGACGAGTTTAGTGCCTCACAAAGGTCAAGGTGGAGGTGGTGAGCCGGTTTCAACGGGTTCTGGAGTCTCGGGGGGATGTGCTGCCGTCGTGATAAAAAACTCAACGCCTGCTGCTTCTGCTGGGGGAACTGGGAAGCAACGTTTGCGCTGGACTTCCGACCTTCACGACCGTTTTGTCGACGCCATCAGTCAACTTGGCGGACCAGATa GGGCTACACCGAAAGGTGTTCTGAGAGTGATGGGTGTACCTGGACTTACCATCTATCATGTGAAAAGTCATTTACAG AAGTATCGCCTTGCAAAGTATCTTCCGGAATCTCCTGGTGATG CTTCAGGTTTTAATGATGAGAAGAAAAGTTCCGGAGACAGCCTTTCTGCCACAGATTCTTCACC GGGAATGCAAATTAATGAGGCACTGAGGATGCAAATGGAGGTTCAGAAGCGTCTTCATGAACAGCTTGAG GTACAAAGACAGTTGCAAATGAGAATAGAAGCTCAGGGAAAATACTTGCAGAAGATCATTGAGGAGCAGCAGAAACTAGGTGGTGCACCGGAAGCTTCTGAGACTTCCCCATTGGATGATGGCAAACAAAAGACATCTCATTCAGAATCACCCGGTGATGATTCTGCAGGGCCCTCTTCTACCCAGAAGAAACAAAAGGTGGATGATGGACTTGCAGTTGGCCTTGCCTCCTTAGCAGCACCAAAACGTGATCAAAACAAAGAGTTTGTTAATCATTGGGATCAGGAACTTTTATGGAAGTGA
- the LOC121264848 gene encoding myb family transcription factor PHL7-like isoform X1: MYHAKKFSMTSLVPHKGQGGGGEPVSTGSGVSGGCAAVVIKNSTPAASAGGTGKQRLRWTSDLHDRFVDAISQLGGPDRATPKGVLRVMGVPGLTIYHVKSHLQKYRLAKYLPESPGDGKASGFNDEKKSSGDSLSATDSSPGMQINEALRMQMEVQKRLHEQLEVQRQLQMRIEAQGKYLQKIIEEQQKLGGAPEASETSPLDDGKQKTSHSESPGDDSAGPSSTQKKQKVDDGLAVGLASLAAPKRDQNKEFVNHWDQELLWK; this comes from the exons ATGTATCACGCAAAGAAATTCTCGATGACGAGTTTAGTGCCTCACAAAGGTCAAGGTGGAGGTGGTGAGCCGGTTTCAACGGGTTCTGGAGTCTCGGGGGGATGTGCTGCCGTCGTGATAAAAAACTCAACGCCTGCTGCTTCTGCTGGGGGAACTGGGAAGCAACGTTTGCGCTGGACTTCCGACCTTCACGACCGTTTTGTCGACGCCATCAGTCAACTTGGCGGACCAGATa GGGCTACACCGAAAGGTGTTCTGAGAGTGATGGGTGTACCTGGACTTACCATCTATCATGTGAAAAGTCATTTACAG AAGTATCGCCTTGCAAAGTATCTTCCGGAATCTCCTGGTGATGGTAAAG CTTCAGGTTTTAATGATGAGAAGAAAAGTTCCGGAGACAGCCTTTCTGCCACAGATTCTTCACC GGGAATGCAAATTAATGAGGCACTGAGGATGCAAATGGAGGTTCAGAAGCGTCTTCATGAACAGCTTGAG GTACAAAGACAGTTGCAAATGAGAATAGAAGCTCAGGGAAAATACTTGCAGAAGATCATTGAGGAGCAGCAGAAACTAGGTGGTGCACCGGAAGCTTCTGAGACTTCCCCATTGGATGATGGCAAACAAAAGACATCTCATTCAGAATCACCCGGTGATGATTCTGCAGGGCCCTCTTCTACCCAGAAGAAACAAAAGGTGGATGATGGACTTGCAGTTGGCCTTGCCTCCTTAGCAGCACCAAAACGTGATCAAAACAAAGAGTTTGTTAATCATTGGGATCAGGAACTTTTATGGAAGTGA